A genomic window from Blastococcus saxobsidens DD2 includes:
- a CDS encoding DUF5710 domain-containing protein — translation MAERLWLDVPYGEKDAAKSAGARWDPDVRRWYAPQEALLPKLARWEPRMPELLPGEDRSFGQGLFVDLVPSTCWFTNVRSCVDESQWDALRSMVYRRAGNRCEACGAPRGRDRQRLEAHERWEYDEATYTQTLRRLLALCWSCHRATHFGFAEITGTSAGAKAHLRAVNGWSTGEADAHIDLAFALWNRRSAHQWRLDLGMLTNAGIKVVEPPAPGRRSEESAARLAVRMPLLPPAAQGEQGSHTATTYRRDADDRSEPEPPRRKLWARIRGALADQ, via the coding sequence ATGGCCGAGCGCCTATGGCTCGATGTTCCCTACGGCGAGAAGGACGCCGCCAAGTCGGCAGGCGCGCGCTGGGATCCCGACGTTCGTCGCTGGTACGCGCCGCAGGAGGCACTGCTGCCGAAACTGGCGCGCTGGGAGCCCCGGATGCCGGAACTCCTGCCCGGGGAGGACCGCAGCTTCGGCCAAGGCCTCTTCGTCGACCTCGTTCCGTCGACCTGCTGGTTCACCAACGTCCGCAGCTGCGTTGACGAAAGCCAGTGGGACGCGCTCCGGTCCATGGTTTACCGGCGGGCCGGCAACCGCTGTGAGGCCTGCGGCGCTCCGCGCGGCCGCGACCGCCAGCGGCTGGAAGCCCATGAGCGCTGGGAGTACGACGAGGCCACCTACACCCAGACGCTGCGCCGCCTGCTCGCGCTGTGTTGGTCTTGTCACCGGGCCACGCACTTCGGCTTCGCCGAGATCACCGGCACCTCCGCCGGGGCAAAGGCGCACCTTCGGGCGGTCAACGGCTGGTCGACCGGCGAGGCTGACGCCCACATCGACCTGGCCTTCGCTCTGTGGAACAGGCGGTCGGCCCATCAGTGGCGGCTCGACCTAGGCATGCTGACGAACGCGGGAATCAAGGTGGTCGAGCCCCCTGCTCCCGGGCGTCGGAGTGAGGAGAGCGCAGCGCGCCTGGCGGTCAGGATGCCTCTCCTGCCCCCGGCGGCACAGGGTGAGCAAGGCAGCCACACCGCCACGACGTACCGACGCGACGCCGACGACCGCTCCGAGCCCGAGCCGCCCCGCAGGAAGCTCTGGGCGCGTATTCGCGGAGCCCTCGCAGATCAGTAG
- a CDS encoding IS3 family transposase (programmed frameshift), with protein MTMTDTDLRTGPVGADDGAVSPRAERPRRRSFTAEYKLQILAEYEAAQPGERGALLRREGLYSSHLVEWRRARDTGALAGLEGRSRPARRTPEQVELERLRRDKAKVEAELARTKAALEVGGKSTRALGAALRERGHRHAVEEVIAPAVTELAAHTSTARACALLGWSRATHYRAQKPVAQRERRPRPAPPNALTDAEREAVLARLNSSRFADKSVAQTWATLLDEGEYLCSMSTMHRLLRTAGQSRERRRQATHPPRARPELLATAPGQVWSWDITKLRGPERGVYYDLYVVIDIFSRYVVGWTVAAREDAEIAKALLADSIKVHGAPSSVHADRGTSMTSKPVAQLLVDLGVARSHSRPHVSNDNPFSEAQFKTLKYAPVFPDRFGCLADARAFCEAFFAYYNHEHRHSGLGLHTPASVHHGTAGEVRAQRAATLQTAYAANPARFGHRRPTPPQLPTAAWINQPSREALIQNN; from the exons ATGACGATGACGGACACGGACCTGCGCACGGGACCGGTGGGCGCCGACGATGGGGCGGTGAGTCCTCGAGCCGAGCGCCCCCGGCGGCGGTCCTTCACCGCCGAGTACAAGCTGCAGATCCTGGCCGAGTACGAGGCTGCGCAGCCCGGTGAGCGGGGTGCACTGCTGCGCCGGGAGGGCCTGTACTCCTCGCACCTGGTCGAGTGGCGCCGCGCCCGCGATACCGGTGCCCTGGCGGGACTGGAGGGCCGGTCGCGGCCGGCCAGGCGGACGCCCGAGCAGGTCGAACTCGAGCGACTCCGCCGGGACAAGGCGAAGGTCGAGGCCGAGCTGGCGCGCACCAAGGCCGCGCTGGAGGTCG GTGGGAAAAGCACACGCGCTCTTGGAGCTGCTCTCCGAGAGCGCGGACACCGACACGCGGTCGAAGAAGTGATCGCCCCCGCGGTCACCGAGCTGGCCGCGCACACGTCCACCGCGCGGGCGTGTGCGCTGCTGGGCTGGTCGCGGGCCACCCACTACCGCGCCCAGAAGCCGGTCGCGCAGCGCGAGAGAAGGCCACGGCCGGCGCCGCCGAACGCGCTGACCGACGCCGAACGAGAGGCTGTGTTGGCCCGGCTGAACAGCTCTCGGTTCGCCGACAAGTCCGTCGCCCAGACCTGGGCCACGCTGCTGGACGAGGGCGAATACCTGTGCTCGATGTCGACCATGCACCGGCTGCTGCGAACCGCCGGGCAGTCCCGGGAGCGGCGCCGTCAGGCCACCCATCCGCCACGGGCCCGCCCGGAGCTGCTGGCCACCGCGCCAGGGCAGGTCTGGAGCTGGGACATCACCAAGCTGCGCGGACCCGAGCGCGGCGTCTACTACGACCTCTACGTGGTGATCGACATCTTCTCCCGCTACGTCGTCGGCTGGACCGTCGCCGCCCGGGAGGACGCCGAGATCGCCAAGGCTCTACTCGCGGACTCCATCAAGGTGCACGGCGCCCCGAGCAGCGTGCACGCCGACCGCGGCACCTCGATGACCTCCAAGCCGGTCGCCCAACTGCTGGTCGACCTCGGCGTCGCCCGCAGCCATAGCCGCCCGCACGTCTCCAACGACAATCCGTTCTCCGAGGCGCAGTTCAAGACGCTGAAGTACGCACCGGTCTTCCCCGACCGGTTCGGCTGCCTGGCCGACGCCCGCGCGTTCTGCGAGGCGTTCTTCGCCTACTACAACCACGAGCACCGCCACTCCGGTCTCGGGCTGCACACCCCCGCCTCGGTGCACCACGGCACCGCCGGCGAGGTCCGGGCCCAGCGAGCGGCCACCCTGCAGACGGCCTACGCGGCCAACCCCGCCCGCTTCGGCCACCGACGCCCGACACCACCGCAGCTGCCGACCGCGGCCTGGATCAACCAGCCCAGCAGGGAGGCCCTCATCCAGAACAACTAA
- a CDS encoding helicase-related protein, with translation MLLSGVMGNAASLAAWTSAGQGDVLFTDDWRAPRRLHVLTATDKIEASRAVVPGRRGAADKTRYDLRAHLAVRPTSATEQHLVTSDDTPIGQLVIGADNRRKTGSGNTSPAYVTTARTARLLLRAGSLLMVVTQRATARDAAKVMAAELDDDPRSQGLADALAARLGVDHPLVGCVRKGVAYHHAGLPVEVQEAVEDAIRSETIRAVVATSTLTDGVNLPVRTVVIATTEYEGQDPGQRMSAAQLLNAVGRAGRAGKESEGWIVLALQKTLEGSDFDRLTPAPSDLEVRSTLAGDTALAALAEAEALVAQTQDAILQLPPDRETGGFVNYVWLILHTLELVPDLANTRTWQDVVRRLFAFTQLPDDLKSRWLALADVVAARYAQTPQASRRRWAQAGTSLGSAAVIESIAAALADQVQLIGGLGERSLDETLDVLAEQDVYAQLLQLPEATRHWRFRMSPRGALVEVDAAPVVRDWIAGRDLSDLADTHLTEVADSAFRLEQMVDGISEGVQHYLAWTVGLVIAQANDILLSRLSPLQLLASTAAHLRYGVDTPLAIDLLVRDVRSRTLARDLGRIARDAEPVKPVETRSR, from the coding sequence ATGCTGCTCTCCGGCGTCATGGGCAACGCCGCGTCCCTCGCAGCCTGGACGTCGGCCGGGCAGGGAGACGTGCTGTTCACCGACGACTGGCGCGCGCCACGACGGCTACACGTGCTAACGGCTACTGACAAAATCGAGGCGAGCCGTGCCGTCGTCCCCGGTCGCCGTGGTGCGGCGGACAAGACCCGGTACGACCTGCGTGCCCACCTCGCGGTCCGCCCGACAAGCGCGACCGAGCAGCACCTGGTCACCAGCGACGACACCCCGATCGGTCAGCTGGTCATCGGCGCCGACAACCGGCGCAAAACCGGGTCCGGCAACACGTCGCCGGCGTACGTGACGACGGCCAGGACAGCCAGGCTGCTGCTCCGGGCCGGCAGCCTGCTGATGGTCGTCACCCAGCGAGCCACGGCACGCGACGCAGCGAAGGTCATGGCTGCCGAGCTGGACGACGACCCGCGGTCGCAGGGCCTCGCTGATGCGCTCGCCGCACGGCTCGGTGTCGATCACCCCCTGGTCGGCTGCGTCCGCAAGGGCGTTGCATACCACCATGCCGGTCTGCCCGTCGAGGTACAGGAAGCCGTCGAGGATGCGATCCGCAGCGAGACGATTCGGGCAGTCGTCGCAACGAGCACCCTCACCGACGGCGTGAATCTCCCCGTCCGAACCGTTGTTATAGCGACGACCGAGTACGAAGGCCAAGATCCCGGTCAACGGATGTCTGCCGCGCAGCTGCTCAACGCTGTCGGCCGTGCCGGCCGCGCCGGCAAGGAGTCCGAGGGCTGGATCGTGCTCGCCCTGCAGAAGACCCTGGAAGGCAGCGACTTCGATCGGCTGACGCCCGCACCGAGCGACTTGGAGGTCCGTTCGACCCTAGCTGGCGACACAGCCCTTGCCGCCCTCGCCGAAGCAGAAGCATTGGTGGCACAGACGCAGGACGCGATTCTGCAGCTGCCTCCTGACCGGGAAACGGGCGGCTTCGTCAACTACGTCTGGTTGATCCTCCACACCCTCGAGCTCGTCCCGGACCTCGCCAACACCCGCACTTGGCAGGACGTCGTCAGGCGACTGTTCGCCTTCACTCAGCTCCCGGATGACCTGAAGTCGCGGTGGCTGGCACTCGCCGACGTCGTCGCTGCGCGATACGCGCAGACCCCGCAGGCGTCTCGCCGTCGCTGGGCGCAGGCCGGGACGAGCCTGGGATCAGCTGCGGTGATCGAGTCGATCGCCGCAGCTCTCGCCGACCAAGTACAGCTCATTGGCGGCCTCGGTGAGCGCTCGCTCGACGAGACCCTCGACGTTCTTGCCGAGCAGGACGTGTACGCACAACTGCTGCAGCTGCCAGAGGCGACCAGGCACTGGCGCTTTCGGATGTCACCCCGAGGTGCCCTCGTCGAGGTCGACGCCGCCCCAGTCGTTCGTGACTGGATCGCCGGTCGTGACCTCAGCGACCTCGCCGACACCCACCTCACCGAGGTGGCGGACTCGGCGTTCCGGCTTGAGCAGATGGTCGACGGGATCAGTGAGGGAGTGCAGCACTATCTGGCGTGGACCGTCGGTCTCGTCATCGCCCAGGCAAACGACATCCTGCTGTCACGCCTGAGCCCGCTGCAGCTGTTGGCGAGCACCGCCGCCCACCTGCGCTACGGCGTCGACACCCCGCTTGCCATCGACCTGCTCGTCCGTGATGTGAGGTCCCGGACGCTGGCACGTGACCTCGGCCGGATCGCACGGGATGCGGAACCTGTCAAGCCGGTTGAGACAAGATCGCGTTAG
- a CDS encoding IS256-like element ISBsa1 family transposase — protein sequence MTKKYQKDKIDTPTGDGVVVPERVNVAMAEIAGTMREGLLALAVGAGLQVMQALMEADVTGMAGPKGKHDAGRTAVRHGSERGSVTLGGRRVPVSRPRVRAADGSGELSVPTYELFSGTEILGSMAMERMLAGLSTRRYRVGLEPVGDHVSAAAKATSKSAVSRKFVAMTETALAELLAADLSALDLVALMVDGVHFGESCCVVALGIDSEGVKHPLALVEGATENATVVTDLLVGLRDRGLDVSRPILVGIDGAKALRKAVVDVFDHPVIQRCQLHKIRNVQDRLPQRLRGPVGTKMRAAYHADSALEAEAALTGLARELDKTHPSAAASLREGLHETLTVLRLGVPPTLARTLRSTNAIESMISICRDHARNVKRWRDGQMALRWCAAGMVEAGKQFRRVNGHLHLAKLRAALDAEITGTVTPAVHDEEVVAA from the coding sequence GTGACCAAGAAGTACCAGAAGGACAAGATCGACACGCCTACCGGCGACGGAGTCGTCGTGCCGGAGCGGGTGAATGTGGCGATGGCCGAGATCGCCGGCACGATGCGTGAGGGCCTGCTCGCCCTCGCGGTCGGCGCCGGCCTGCAGGTGATGCAGGCGCTGATGGAGGCCGACGTGACCGGGATGGCCGGGCCGAAGGGCAAGCACGATGCCGGTCGGACCGCGGTCCGGCACGGCTCCGAGCGCGGGTCGGTGACCCTGGGCGGGCGGCGGGTGCCAGTGAGCCGTCCGCGGGTGCGCGCCGCTGACGGCTCCGGCGAGCTGTCCGTGCCCACCTACGAGCTGTTCAGCGGCACCGAGATCCTCGGGTCGATGGCGATGGAGCGGATGCTGGCCGGCCTGTCCACCCGCCGCTACCGGGTTGGCCTGGAACCGGTCGGCGACCACGTCAGCGCGGCGGCGAAGGCGACGAGCAAGTCGGCGGTGTCCCGGAAGTTCGTGGCGATGACCGAGACCGCCCTGGCCGAGCTGCTTGCCGCGGACCTGTCCGCATTGGACCTGGTCGCGCTGATGGTCGACGGGGTGCACTTCGGCGAATCCTGCTGCGTCGTCGCGCTGGGCATCGACTCCGAGGGGGTCAAGCACCCCCTCGCCCTGGTCGAGGGGGCGACGGAGAACGCCACGGTGGTCACCGACCTGCTGGTCGGCCTGCGCGATCGGGGGCTGGACGTGAGCCGGCCGATCCTGGTCGGCATCGACGGGGCGAAGGCGCTGCGCAAGGCCGTGGTCGACGTCTTCGACCACCCGGTGATCCAGCGCTGCCAATTGCACAAGATCCGAAACGTTCAGGACCGACTACCGCAGCGGCTACGCGGCCCGGTCGGCACAAAGATGCGCGCGGCCTACCACGCCGACTCGGCGCTAGAGGCCGAGGCGGCGCTGACCGGGCTGGCCCGGGAGCTGGACAAGACCCACCCGAGCGCGGCTGCCAGCCTGCGCGAAGGCCTGCACGAGACGCTGACCGTGCTGCGCCTGGGGGTGCCGCCCACGCTGGCCCGCACGCTGCGCTCGACCAACGCGATCGAGTCGATGATCTCCATCTGTCGTGATCACGCCCGCAACGTCAAGCGCTGGCGGGACGGGCAGATGGCCCTGCGCTGGTGCGCCGCCGGCATGGTCGAGGCCGGCAAGCAGTTCCGCCGGGTCAACGGCCACCTGCACCTGGCGAAGCTGCGCGCCGCGCTCGACGCCGAGATCACCGGAACTGTCACACCCGCCGTGCATGATGAGGAGGTCGTCGCAGCCTGA